In Tachyglossus aculeatus isolate mTacAcu1 unplaced genomic scaffold, mTacAcu1.pri scaffold_158_arrow_ctg1, whole genome shotgun sequence, a single window of DNA contains:
- the LOC119923225 gene encoding olfactory receptor 2F2-like, with product MAEDNHTVVREFILMGFTESLMLKRILFVLFLCINLTTLMGNLRMTGLIGVESQLHTPMYFFLSNVSCVDACCSLTIAPKMLFFFLFLLPFPFSLRLVKVLGSMNFLKVAHPPFSPRKQRVPKFSELKSILYLTSNIKGSISSDVTKLNNVPEFCFSDAKIDIEWENIGQERDNVTSTTQNTSTLINPFGVSGMLFIHHSQRKILSSRKKITNNEVEKKTSRYRHISNTYCIMSSLGGTQGE from the exons ATGGCTGAGgacaatcacacagttgtgaggGAGTTCATTCTTATGGGATTCACCGAGTCCCTGATGCTGAAGAGAATACTTTTTGTGCTATTTCTCTGCATTAATCTCACCACATTAATGGGGAATCTGCGGATGACGGGATTAATCGGAGTGgaatcccaactccacaccccaatgtacttcttcctcagtaacgTATCTTGTGTGGATGCCTGCTGCTCCTTGACCATCGCCCCCAAGATGCTG ttcttcttcctctttctattACCCTTTCCTTTCAGTCTACGTCTTGTGAAGGTCCTAGGCAGCATGAATTTCCTCAAAGTTGCACACCCTCCGTTTAGTCCA agaaagcagCGTGTTCCAAAATTCAGTGAGCTAAAGAGCATCCTTTATCTAACAAGCAATATAAAAGGATCGATCTCCAGTGATGTCACGAAGTTGAACAATGTCCCTGAATTTTGCTTCAGTGATGCCAAGATAGACATAGAA TGGGAAAACATCGGTCAGGAAAGAGATAATGTGACTAGCACTACACAAAATACCAGCACTCTAATAAATCCCTTTGGAGTCTCAGGAATGCTGTTCATCCATCATTCCCAACGAAAGATTCTGTCATCAAGAAAGAAAATTACAAACAATGAAGTTGAGAAAAAAACTTCCAGGTACCGGCATATAAGCAATACTTATTGCATCATGTCTTCACTGGGCGGGACTCAAGGAGAATGA